A single window of Solenopsis invicta isolate M01_SB chromosome 3, UNIL_Sinv_3.0, whole genome shotgun sequence DNA harbors:
- the LOC105203948 gene encoding WD repeat and HMG-box DNA-binding protein 1 has protein sequence MPLIRKPMRYAHQEGHTDVCYYSGEKRGLVTCGCDGDVRSWLNLMDDDPTTSCISEQAITAISKDGKIYVGNDNNTVQILTYPDLEKEGIVTRFSAPVSALATAKDSSLIVSGACDMRIQVTNINTSDSIELEGHEAPILGLSLDPKEQFVASSSADGSIRVWNIKEKRIVHVWNNIFPKCNSFFTAKLYCTPSFKCTDGSCLAYPSNKDVVIVERLSWKELYRLKCPTLKSELSICKFSECGTRVAASSLHGEIVVWDVETKEMIGYLEHEQITKITALAWHIDHSNEIAFCDALGKLGCIDVISTSKPASEITFDSEKNEDVIENDIALPDDDDDDENVISLNKIKASINLEDDQKSQSDTDFEKPPCDTKAFVPNIKLQSSFQSGSTPSHLLSYFMMWNDVGMVRCFSSEDGEECSIEVEFHDVTIHRSMHINNYLRHSLAALSTQALALSCAASEDGPSKIVVIALQGWGSGNKEWILDLPEGEESECLAAGDNFIAVATSRRNLRLFMIGGTQREILALPGPIVTMNGLGNHLVIAYHAGIGPTGDQNINLLWIQIQGVHLRSQTLTLPLSPASDLMWLGLSDARSPTIMDSDDIIRIYDKRSCQWRVLCDANVQGKGRADHYFIIGVSEYERNMRCILCKGSYYPPTTPRPIITEVPLSAPLCEPESEKTEKERKLWEIGSNLLDQTETMLTLIALACRSNLEYRAVDICEQIAPTKVIELAVRYALRVNKMALANKLETIADGKIRSDSKDSKEEEEDTENHHDNFANNGDFSIDSQEENDISLPSVKKPEIEIKPLTMSQTLKRKNPFLKAGSPSLSPKGLAGLNSLPEKPQKPALTKVVPVKSKSKTESKEGSFVKWYNKNKKNLQEEFPEGNVDELTKIGLTRFKEETAQSNADNTAGPSELFKKRKLSSSDNEHSEAKRAVSSKLNSFAFEK, from the exons ATGCCATTAATAAGAAAACCCATGCGATATGCCCATCAAGAAGGGCATACCGACGTCTGCTACTACTCCGGCGAGAA GAGAGGACTCGTCACCTGTGGATGCGATGGGGACGTTAGATCCTGGTTAAATTTAATGGATGATGATCCGACCACTAGTTGCATCTCAGAGCAAGCGATCACAGCAATCTCAAAG GATGGTAAAATTTATGTGGGAAACGACAATAATACAGTGCAAATACTTACTTATCCTGATTTAGAGAAGGAAGGAATAGTCACTAGATTTTCAGCACCAGTCTCAGCATTAGCAACAGCAAAAGATAGCAGTTTAATAGTATCGGGTGCCTG TGATATGCGGATACaagtaacaaatattaatacttcAGATAGTATAGAACTAGAGGGTCATGAAGCACCCATTTTAGGCCTATCTTTAGATCCGAAAGAACAGTTTGTG GCATCTTCTAGTGCTGATGGTTCTATTCGAGTGTGGAACATTAAGGAAAAGAGAATTGTACATGTTTGGAATAATATTTTCCCaaaatgtaattctttttttactgcaaaattGTATTGTACACCTTCCTTCAAGTGTACAGATGGCAGTTGTCTAGCATATCCATCTAACAAAGATGTAGTTATTGTGGAGAGATTATCCTGGAAAGAATTGTATAGATTGAAATGTCCTACTTTAAAATCA GAGCTTAGCATTTGTAAATTTTCCGAGTGTGGCACGCGTGTTGCTGCTAGTTCACTGCATGGAGAGATAGTTGTGTGGGATGTTGAAACTAAGGAAATGATTGGATATTTGGAACATGAACAGATTACCAAAATCACTGCATTGGCATGGCACATAGATCATTCGAATGAAATTGCATTCTGCGACGCATTAGGAAAATTAGGATGCATTGATGtg ATAAGCACTAGTAAGCCTGCAAGTGAGATAACTTTTGATTCTGAGAAAAATGAAGATGTAATAGAAAATGATATTGCTTTACcggatgatgatgatgatgatgaaaaCGTGATATCTCTGAATAAAATAAAGGCTTCTATCAATTTGGAAGATGATCAAAAAAGTCAATCTGACACTGACTTTGAAAAGCCTCCATGTGATACAAAGGCTTTTGTACCTAACATAAAGTTGCAATCGTCTTTTCAATCAGGATCTACACCTTCTCATTTATTATCATACTTTATG ATGTGGAACGACGTGGGAATGGTTAGATGTTTCTCGTCGGAGGATGGGGAAGAATGCAGTATTGAGGTAGAATTCCATGATGTCACGATTCATCGCAGCATgcacataaataattatttacgacATTCTTTAGCTGCTTTATCTACCCAAGCACTTGCTCTGAGCTGTGCAGCGTCTGAAGATGGTCCTAGTAAAATTGTCGTGATAGCTTTGCAAG gTTGGGGTTCTGGAAATAAAGAATGGATTCTGGATCTACCAGAAGGAGAAGAAAGTGAATGTTTGGCAGCTGGTGATAATTTCATTGCAGTAGCAACATCTAGGAGAAATTTAAGACTATTTATGATAGGGGGTACACAGCGTGAAATTTTAGCTCTACCTGGACCTATAGTTACAATGAATGGTCTAGGAAATCATCTTGTGATAGCTTATCATGCTGGAATTG gtCCAACGGGTGATCAGAATATAAATCTATTATGGATACAAATACAAGGAGTACATTTACGCAGTCAAACTTTAACGCTTCCACTTTCGCCAGCATCAGATCTCATGTGGTTAGGATTATCAGATGCTCGTTCGCCCACTATTATGGATTCTGATGATATTATCAGAATATATGACAAGAGGTCTTGTCAATGGAGAGTACTCTGTGATGCGAATGTACAG GGAAAAGGTAGAGCAGATCACTATTTTATAATTGGAGTGAGCGAATACGAACGTAATATGCGGTGTATCCTTTGCAAAGGTAGTTATTATCCACCGACAACACCGCGACCGATAATTACCGAGGTACCTCTATCCGCACCTCTCTGCGAACCGGAATCTGAGAAAACTGAGAAAGAACGTAAACTGTGGGAGATAGGAAGTAATTTGTTAGATCAAACTGAGACGATGTTAACTTTAATAGCg CTTGCCTGCAGAAGCAATTTGGAATATCGTGCAGTAGACATTTGTGAACAAATTGCGCCGACGAAAGTGATAGAGTTGGCTGTACGGTACGCCTTGCGTGTAAATAAAATGGCATTGGCAAATAAATTGGAAACGATCGCAGATGGAAAGATTCGATCGGATTCCAAAGAttcaaaagaagaagaagaagatacgGAAAATCATCATGACAATTTTGCAAACAATGGTGATTTTAGTATTGATAGTCAAGAAGAAAATGATATATCTTTACCATCCGTTAAAAAACCGGAAATAGAAATTAAACCATTGACCATGAGtcaaacattaaaaagaaaaaatccatttttaaaaGCCGGAAGTCCATCTTTATCGCCAAAGG gtTTAGCTGGTCTGAACAGTTTACCAGAAAAGCCCCAGAAACCTGCATTAACCAAAGTCGTGCCTGttaaatcaaaatcaaagaCTGAATCTAAAGAAGGGTCTTTCGTTAAatggtataataaaaataaaaagaatctgCAGGAAGAATTTCCTGAGGGGAATGTTGACGAGTTGACTAAAATCGGTTTAACGCGATTCAAAGAGGAGACAGCGCAATCAAATGCAGATAATACGGCTGGACCTTCGGAACTCTTTAAAAAACGAAAGTTATCGAGTTCAGATAACGAACATAGCGAAGCAAAACGAGCTGTTAGCAGCAAGCTTAACAGCTTTGCattcgaaaaataa